A region from the Thermodesulfobacteriota bacterium genome encodes:
- a CDS encoding aspartate aminotransferase family protein translates to MKAGEAIALTAKHQMKNYTRAPVTFVRGEGCWLYDDGGRRYLDFLGGIAVAVLGHAHPGVTRAISEQAGKLVHVSNLYHVPSQALLGERLTKAAGLDRVFFCNSGTEANEAAIKLVRKWSRERHGEGRHTIVALSGSFHGRTYGGLSATGQSKFHEGFEPMLPGFVTVPFGDIRALGRALDAGACAFLFEPIQGESGVRMHPEGYLQEAERLCRKAGVLLVADEIQSGMGRTGAFLACERFGVTPDVVTLAKGLANGLPLGAMLALEEVATAFGPGSHGSTFGGNPVCCAASLAVLDALFAPGFLEEVARNGELLLAGLRKIADRREDVRDVRGMGLIVGMEMDREAKPIAANCLEEGLVVNAAGNVLRFLPPLNVTADEIGRALEILAGVLAGKGGAA, encoded by the coding sequence ATGAAGGCCGGGGAGGCGATCGCCCTGACGGCGAAGCACCAGATGAAGAACTACACCCGGGCGCCGGTGACGTTCGTGCGGGGGGAGGGGTGCTGGCTGTACGACGACGGGGGGCGGCGGTACCTGGACTTCCTCGGCGGGATCGCCGTGGCCGTCCTGGGGCACGCCCACCCGGGCGTCACGCGGGCCATCTCGGAGCAGGCGGGGAAGCTGGTGCACGTGTCCAACCTGTACCACGTCCCGTCGCAGGCGCTCCTCGGAGAGCGGCTCACGAAGGCCGCGGGGCTCGACCGCGTCTTCTTCTGCAACAGCGGGACCGAGGCGAACGAGGCGGCGATCAAGCTGGTGCGGAAGTGGTCCCGCGAGCGGCACGGCGAGGGGCGGCACACGATCGTCGCCCTCTCGGGATCGTTCCACGGCCGGACCTACGGCGGCCTCTCCGCGACCGGCCAGTCGAAGTTCCACGAAGGGTTCGAGCCGATGCTGCCGGGCTTCGTGACGGTCCCCTTCGGCGACATCCGGGCGCTCGGCCGGGCGCTCGACGCCGGCGCCTGCGCCTTCCTGTTCGAGCCGATCCAGGGGGAGAGCGGCGTCCGGATGCACCCGGAGGGGTACCTGCAGGAAGCGGAGCGGCTCTGCCGGAAGGCGGGCGTCCTCCTCGTCGCCGACGAGATCCAGTCGGGGATGGGGCGGACGGGGGCGTTTCTTGCCTGCGAGCGCTTCGGAGTCACGCCCGACGTCGTCACCTTGGCGAAGGGGCTGGCCAACGGCCTGCCGCTGGGCGCCATGCTGGCGCTGGAGGAGGTGGCGACCGCCTTCGGGCCCGGCAGCCACGGGAGCACGTTCGGGGGGAACCCCGTCTGCTGCGCGGCCTCGCTGGCGGTGCTCGACGCGCTGTTCGCCCCGGGATTCCTGGAGGAGGTCGCCCGGAACGGGGAGCTCCTCCTTGCGGGGCTGCGGAAGATCGCCGACCGGCGGGAAGATGTCCGCGATGTCCGCGGGATGGGGCTCATCGTGGGGATGGAGATGGACCGGGAGGCGAAGCCCATCGCTGCGAACTGTCTCGAGGAGGGGCTCGTCGTCAACGCGGCGGGGAACGTCCTGCGGTTCCTCCCGCCGCTGAACGTCACGGCGGACGAGATCGGCCGCGCCCTTGAGATCCTTGCAGGGGTGCTGGCGGGGAAGGGGGGCGCGGCGTGA
- the argF gene encoding ornithine carbamoyltransferase — translation MKKDLLRILDLSDREILALIASGAAWKRRGGKRGAPRPLAGKSLAMIFQKASTRTRVSFEVGMHRLGGHALFIAPEDTQIGRGEPVRDTARVLSRYADAVMIRTFAHATAVELAEAATVPVVNGLTDDHHPCQILADLMTAKERGKDLRKMRVAFVGDGNNVANSWVEAAHVLGFTLKVACPEGYEPDAGVLAEAERVGRGNVRVVRDPADAARSADVLYTDVWTSMGQEAEAKRRLAAFKGYRIDAGLLRHAARGAVVMHCLPAHRGEEITDEVLEGPSSAVFDEAENRLHVQMAVLEKLIKH, via the coding sequence GTGAAGAAAGACCTGCTGCGGATCCTGGACCTTTCCGACCGGGAGATCCTTGCCCTGATCGCCTCCGGCGCGGCGTGGAAGCGGCGCGGGGGGAAGCGGGGCGCGCCGCGCCCGCTGGCGGGGAAATCGCTCGCGATGATCTTCCAGAAGGCGTCCACCCGCACGCGCGTGTCGTTCGAGGTGGGCATGCACCGGCTGGGGGGGCACGCCCTGTTCATCGCGCCCGAGGACACCCAGATCGGGCGCGGGGAGCCGGTCCGCGATACCGCGCGCGTCCTGTCGCGCTACGCCGACGCGGTGATGATCCGGACCTTCGCCCACGCCACCGCCGTGGAGCTGGCGGAGGCGGCGACGGTGCCGGTCGTGAACGGGCTGACGGACGACCACCACCCCTGCCAGATCCTGGCCGACCTCATGACGGCGAAGGAGCGGGGGAAGGATCTCCGGAAGATGCGCGTGGCGTTCGTCGGGGACGGCAACAACGTGGCCAACTCCTGGGTCGAGGCGGCGCACGTCCTCGGCTTCACGCTGAAGGTCGCGTGTCCGGAGGGGTACGAGCCGGACGCGGGGGTTCTGGCCGAAGCGGAGCGGGTGGGCCGGGGGAACGTCCGGGTCGTGCGCGATCCCGCCGACGCCGCCCGGAGCGCGGACGTCCTTTACACCGACGTCTGGACGAGCATGGGGCAGGAGGCCGAAGCGAAGCGGAGGCTTGCCGCGTTCAAGGGGTACCGCATCGACGCAGGCCTGCTGCGGCACGCCGCGCGCGGCGCCGTCGTGATGCACTGCCTTCCCGCCCACCGGGGCGAGGAGATCACGGACGAGGTGCTGGAGGGGCCGTCGTCCGCCGTCTTCGACGAGGCGGAGAACCGGCTGCACGTCCAGATGGCCGTGCTGGAAAAGCTCATCAAACATTAG
- a CDS encoding argininosuccinate synthase: protein MKSLEKVKKVVLAYSGGLDTSVILTWLVETYGCEVVAFVADLGQGEELAPVRVKAKKTGASKVYVEDLKDEFVRDFVFPALMANAVYEGAYLLGTSIARPIIAKKQIEIARKEKADAVSHGATGKGNDQVRFELTYYALMPEVRVIAPWREWDFNSRTDLVNYAKKHGIPTPVTAAKPYSSDRNLLHISFEGGILEDPASEPPENMFVLTKSPQAAPDRPEYVEIGFEKGIPVSVDGKRMGPAKLLGRLNEIGGKHGIGRVDLVENRYVGMKSRGVYETPGGTILHAAHRAVESITLDREVMHLRDSLMPRFAELIYNGYWYSPEMELLKGTIAATQENVTGTSRLKLYKGNIIQAGRRSPVSLYRTDFATFEKESVYNQADATGFIRINSLRLRIRALLNRGTKKG from the coding sequence ATCAAGTCCTTGGAAAAAGTGAAGAAAGTCGTTCTCGCATATTCCGGAGGGCTCGACACGTCGGTGATCCTCACCTGGCTTGTCGAGACGTACGGCTGCGAGGTGGTCGCCTTCGTCGCCGACCTCGGGCAGGGGGAGGAGCTGGCGCCCGTCCGGGTGAAGGCGAAGAAGACCGGCGCGTCGAAGGTCTACGTGGAGGACCTGAAGGACGAGTTCGTCCGCGATTTCGTCTTCCCGGCGCTGATGGCCAACGCGGTGTATGAAGGGGCCTATCTCCTCGGCACCTCGATCGCGCGGCCGATCATCGCCAAGAAGCAGATCGAGATCGCCCGGAAGGAGAAGGCCGACGCCGTCTCCCACGGCGCGACGGGGAAGGGGAACGACCAGGTCCGGTTCGAGCTCACGTACTACGCGCTGATGCCGGAGGTGCGCGTCATCGCCCCGTGGCGGGAGTGGGACTTCAACTCCCGGACCGACCTGGTCAACTACGCGAAGAAGCACGGCATCCCCACCCCGGTCACGGCGGCGAAGCCGTACTCCAGCGACCGGAACCTGCTGCACATCAGCTTCGAGGGGGGGATCCTGGAGGACCCGGCGTCCGAGCCGCCGGAGAACATGTTCGTCCTGACGAAGTCGCCGCAGGCGGCGCCCGACCGCCCCGAGTACGTGGAGATCGGCTTCGAGAAGGGGATCCCGGTGTCGGTCGACGGGAAGCGGATGGGTCCGGCGAAGCTGCTGGGGCGCCTGAACGAGATCGGCGGGAAGCACGGCATCGGCCGGGTGGACCTTGTCGAGAACCGGTACGTCGGGATGAAGTCGCGCGGCGTGTACGAGACGCCGGGCGGAACGATCCTGCACGCCGCCCACCGCGCCGTCGAGTCGATCACGCTCGACCGGGAGGTCATGCACCTGCGCGACTCGCTGATGCCGCGCTTCGCGGAGCTGATCTACAACGGATACTGGTATTCGCCGGAGATGGAGCTGCTCAAGGGCACGATCGCGGCGACGCAGGAGAATGTCACGGGGACGTCGCGGCTGAAGCTGTACAAGGGCAACATCATCCAGGCCGGGCGGAGGAGCCCGGTTTCCCTTTACCGGACCGACTTCGCGACCTTCGAGAAGGAGTCGGTGTACAACCAGGCCGACGCGACCGGCTTCATCCGGATCAACTCGCTGCGCCTGCGGATCCGGGCGCTGCTGAACCGCGGGACGAAGAAAGGCTGA
- the argH gene encoding argininosuccinate lyase, with protein sequence MAKKKAWGGRFGGDTDRFVEEFTASIGYDSLLYRQDIAGSVAHARMLAKQGILPKAEAERIVSGLREIGKEIAAGKFPFDRSQEDIHMAIERRLIRKIGTAGGKLHTGRSRNDQVAADLRLYLRDEADAALELLSKIRETLVARAEELFGVVLPGYTHMQRAQPVLLSHHLLAYREMFARDADRFAEARRRMNVCPLGAGALAGSTFPLDREFTARELGMEGVCENSIDAVSDRDFAADFLYACAVTMMHLSRLAEEMVYWTSMEFGFLSLPDALCTGSSIMPQKKNPDVAELIRGRAGRAYGNLMCLLTVMKGLPLSYNRDMQEDKEPLFDSARTVRECLEGADLLLRGMSVNEERMRAACDDGFLTATDLADYLARKGMPFRKSHEVAGRIVKYCEERGKRLKDLGLPELRKFSLAIGEDVRDAISLTRSVQQRKTRGGTGPDRVRERLAALRKK encoded by the coding sequence ATGGCGAAGAAGAAGGCTTGGGGCGGGAGGTTCGGCGGCGATACGGACCGCTTCGTGGAGGAGTTCACCGCGTCGATCGGCTACGACTCCCTGCTTTACCGCCAGGACATCGCGGGGAGCGTCGCCCACGCCCGGATGCTGGCGAAGCAGGGGATCCTTCCGAAGGCCGAGGCCGAGCGGATCGTCTCCGGCCTCAGGGAGATCGGGAAGGAGATCGCCGCGGGGAAGTTCCCGTTCGACCGCTCCCAGGAAGACATCCACATGGCGATCGAGCGGCGGCTGATCCGCAAGATCGGGACGGCGGGGGGGAAGCTCCACACCGGCCGCAGCCGGAACGACCAGGTCGCCGCCGACCTGCGGCTCTACCTGCGGGACGAGGCGGACGCGGCGCTGGAGCTCCTCTCGAAAATCCGGGAGACGCTGGTCGCGCGGGCCGAGGAGCTGTTCGGCGTCGTCCTCCCGGGCTACACGCACATGCAGCGGGCGCAGCCGGTGCTGCTCTCCCACCACCTGCTGGCGTACCGCGAGATGTTCGCCCGCGACGCCGACCGGTTCGCGGAGGCGCGCCGGCGGATGAACGTCTGCCCGCTGGGCGCGGGGGCGCTGGCGGGCTCCACCTTCCCGCTGGACCGGGAGTTCACGGCCCGGGAGCTCGGGATGGAAGGGGTGTGCGAAAACAGCATCGACGCCGTCTCCGACCGCGACTTCGCGGCCGACTTCCTCTACGCCTGCGCCGTGACGATGATGCACCTGTCCCGGCTGGCGGAGGAGATGGTGTACTGGACCTCCATGGAGTTCGGGTTCCTCTCCCTGCCGGACGCGCTGTGCACCGGCAGCAGCATCATGCCGCAGAAGAAGAACCCCGACGTGGCGGAGCTGATCCGGGGGAGGGCGGGGCGCGCCTACGGGAACCTGATGTGCCTGCTGACCGTGATGAAGGGGCTGCCGCTGTCCTACAACCGCGACATGCAGGAGGACAAGGAGCCGCTGTTCGATTCTGCCCGCACCGTCCGGGAGTGCCTCGAGGGCGCCGACCTGCTGCTGCGCGGGATGTCGGTGAACGAGGAGCGGATGCGGGCGGCGTGCGACGACGGCTTCCTCACCGCCACCGACCTGGCGGACTACCTCGCCCGGAAGGGGATGCCGTTCCGGAAGAGCCACGAGGTGGCGGGTCGGATCGTGAAGTACTGCGAGGAGCGGGGGAAGCGGCTCAAGGACCTGGGGCTCCCCGAGCTTCGGAAGTTCTCCCTCGCGATCGGCGAGGACGTGCGGGACGCGATCTCGCTCACCCGGTCCGTGCAGCAGCGGAAGACGCGCGGCGGCACGGGGCCCGACCGGGTGCGGGAGCGCCTCGCCGCGCTGAGAAAGAAATGA